One Bradyrhizobium manausense DNA segment encodes these proteins:
- a CDS encoding phosphonopyruvate decarboxylase: MQARTDASDTAPKWPDDIFATLQRFDVRQVPYVPDAGHSKLIQRVLTSSTMRGIPLTTEEEGVALLAGAWTGGQRGVLLMQSSGVGNCINMLSLIPILRFPFLTLVTMRGEWGEFNPWQVPMGSTTQGVFELSGIKVLRASNAAEVPAVLEAAAAQAYNALTPTAVLLSQRLIGAKVFTK, from the coding sequence ATGCAGGCGCGCACTGACGCTTCCGATACGGCCCCGAAGTGGCCCGACGATATTTTCGCGACCTTGCAACGCTTCGACGTCCGGCAGGTGCCTTACGTGCCCGATGCCGGCCATTCGAAGCTGATCCAGCGCGTGCTGACTTCATCGACGATGCGCGGCATTCCGCTGACGACGGAGGAGGAGGGTGTGGCGCTGCTTGCCGGCGCCTGGACCGGCGGCCAGCGCGGCGTGCTGCTGATGCAGTCGAGCGGCGTCGGCAATTGCATCAACATGCTGTCGCTGATCCCGATCCTGCGCTTTCCGTTCCTCACCCTCGTGACCATGCGCGGCGAGTGGGGCGAGTTCAATCCGTGGCAGGTGCCGATGGGCTCGACCACGCAGGGCGTGTTCGAGCTCTCCGGCATCAAGGTGCTGCGCGCCTCGAACGCAGCCGAGGTGCCGGCGGTGTTGGAGGCGGCTGCGGCGCAGGCCTACAACGCGCTCACGCCTACCGCCGTCCTGCTGTCGCAGCGCCTGATCGGCGCCAAGGTTTTCACCAAATGA
- a CDS encoding sugar phosphate isomerase/epimerase family protein: protein MRDFSSNHRWLSLNTATVRKQGDLVQIVEACAKHGIRAIDPWRDQVATVGLDRAARAVRDAGLELSGYCRGGMFTSDASRRDEVRDDNRRCVDEAKALGAPCIVLVVGGLPQYSRPGSEASKDIAGARTQVEEALADMLDYARQAKLPLAIEPLHPAYAADRACVNTTKQALDICDRLDPGRTGMLGVALDVYHIWWDPDLMGQIARAGKDRLLAFHVCDWLVPTRDILNDRGMMGDGVIDIKSARAAVEAQGFSGYSEIEIFSNDWWSKPMDEVLRTCIGRHRTVV, encoded by the coding sequence ATGCGCGATTTCTCGTCCAACCACCGCTGGCTGTCGCTGAACACGGCGACAGTCCGCAAGCAAGGTGACCTCGTCCAAATCGTCGAGGCCTGCGCGAAGCACGGCATCCGTGCCATCGATCCCTGGCGCGACCAGGTCGCGACCGTCGGCCTCGATCGCGCGGCGCGCGCGGTGCGCGATGCCGGCCTCGAGCTGTCAGGCTATTGCCGCGGCGGCATGTTTACCTCGGACGCGTCGCGTCGGGATGAGGTGCGCGACGATAACAGGCGCTGCGTCGATGAAGCCAAGGCATTGGGCGCGCCCTGCATCGTGCTCGTCGTCGGCGGCCTGCCGCAATATTCGCGGCCGGGCAGTGAGGCGTCGAAGGACATCGCGGGCGCGCGGACGCAGGTCGAGGAAGCTCTCGCCGACATGCTCGACTATGCCAGGCAGGCGAAGTTGCCGTTGGCGATCGAGCCGTTGCACCCGGCCTACGCGGCCGACCGTGCCTGCGTGAACACGACAAAGCAGGCGCTCGACATCTGCGACCGGCTCGACCCTGGTCGTACCGGCATGCTCGGCGTCGCGCTCGACGTCTATCACATCTGGTGGGACCCGGATCTGATGGGCCAGATCGCGCGTGCCGGCAAGGATCGTCTGTTGGCTTTCCACGTCTGCGATTGGCTGGTGCCGACCAGGGACATCCTCAACGACCGGGGCATGATGGGCGACGGCGTCATCGACATCAAATCCGCGCGCGCGGCCGTCGAGGCGCAGGGCTTTTCCGGCTATTCCGAGATCGAGATTTTCTCGAACGATTGGTGGAGCAAGCCGATGGACGAGGTGCTGCGCACCTGCATCGGGCGTCACCGGACGGTCGTTTAG
- a CDS encoding TetR/AcrR family transcriptional regulator produces the protein MTSDLRRQLILGAAKRCFARHGYNGTTTKSVAAAAAISEALLFKHFPSKAALYAEILSDECEADPALTELLEREPSTATLVELIRGMVQHFLLIADGPDQEEAQRLRLMATSHLDDGEFARLLYAKIETLIGAVFVASLERAVAAGDARACGSEPLNLFWFAHHTVMTAALTRLPSVPCLAYGRANDLERQLCEFLLRGIGLNDAAIASHLGHDQAACAGKTAIAESA, from the coding sequence ATGACGAGCGACCTGAGGCGTCAATTGATCCTCGGAGCCGCGAAACGCTGCTTTGCCCGACACGGCTACAACGGCACCACGACGAAGAGCGTGGCGGCCGCTGCTGCCATTTCCGAGGCGCTGCTATTCAAGCATTTCCCGTCCAAGGCGGCGCTCTATGCCGAAATCCTCAGCGACGAATGCGAGGCGGACCCGGCGCTCACCGAGCTGCTCGAGCGGGAGCCGTCGACAGCCACCCTGGTCGAGTTGATCCGTGGCATGGTCCAGCATTTCCTGCTGATCGCCGACGGCCCCGACCAGGAAGAGGCGCAGCGTCTGCGACTGATGGCCACTAGTCATCTGGATGATGGCGAATTCGCTCGTTTGCTATATGCCAAGATCGAGACGCTGATCGGAGCGGTCTTCGTCGCCTCGCTCGAGCGCGCGGTCGCCGCCGGCGATGCGCGGGCTTGTGGCAGTGAGCCGCTCAATCTGTTCTGGTTTGCGCATCATACGGTGATGACCGCTGCGCTGACCAGACTGCCCTCCGTGCCCTGTCTCGCCTATGGCAGGGCGAACGATCTGGAGCGGCAGCTCTGTGAGTTTCTCCTGAGGGGTATCGGACTTAACGACGCCGCAATTGCTTCGCATCTGGGCCACGATCAGGCCGCCTGTGCGGGCAAAACGGCGATTGCAGAAAGCGCATGA
- a CDS encoding potassium channel family protein, which translates to MTNDQLRERWADPALTVLTVLLMIMMFVISPLQALGLFAFQVSELVLALLLVCGIFVISGSPVAVGAMLVALGMITVGAILRIRSPSILDLNLFAGSWFIVGTTMAWAVARQTFAPGRVTYHRVIGAVLLYLTVAVIFSALYVFIGSLDQDAFVSMKVTDSPRLASDVIYFSFATMTTTGYGDVAPLHPVARSLCNMEAIFGQLYPATLLARLVTLEIEHRRQDS; encoded by the coding sequence ATGACCAACGATCAATTGCGCGAACGCTGGGCCGATCCGGCCCTCACGGTGCTGACAGTGCTGCTGATGATCATGATGTTCGTGATCTCGCCATTGCAGGCGCTGGGGCTGTTTGCGTTCCAGGTGTCCGAGCTCGTGCTGGCGCTGCTGCTGGTCTGCGGCATCTTCGTGATCTCTGGCAGCCCGGTCGCGGTCGGCGCCATGCTGGTTGCACTCGGCATGATCACCGTCGGCGCAATCCTGCGGATCAGATCGCCATCGATCCTCGACCTCAACCTGTTTGCCGGCTCATGGTTCATCGTGGGAACGACGATGGCCTGGGCGGTGGCGCGCCAGACCTTCGCGCCGGGACGCGTGACCTATCATCGCGTCATCGGTGCCGTGCTGCTGTATCTGACGGTCGCGGTGATCTTCTCCGCGCTTTACGTCTTCATCGGCTCGCTCGATCAGGACGCCTTTGTCAGCATGAAGGTGACGGACAGTCCGAGGCTCGCGAGCGACGTCATCTATTTCAGCTTCGCGACGATGACCACGACCGGCTATGGCGACGTCGCGCCGCTGCACCCCGTTGCGCGGAGCCTGTGCAACATGGAAGCGATTTTCGGCCAGCTCTATCCGGCGACATTGCTGGCGCGCCTGGTCACGCTCGAGATCGAGCATCGCAGGCAGGACTCCTGA
- a CDS encoding Gfo/Idh/MocA family protein: MTTQRLGLIMNGVTGRMGLNQHLIRSIVAIREQGGVRLKNGDRIMPDPILVGRSAEKVEALAKRYNITRWTTDLDAALADKNDTMFFDAATTQARPGLLTQAINAGKHVYCEKPIATNFEEALEVVKLANARGVKHGTVQDKLFLPGLKKIAFLRDSGFFGRILSVRGEFGYWVFEGGWQEAQRPSWNYRDEDGGGIILDMVCHWRYVLDNLFGNVQSVVCIGNTDIPERFDEQGKKYKATADDSAYATFQLEGGVIAHINMSWVTRVYRDDLVTFQVDGTHGSAVAGLTDCMIQARQATPRPVWNPDEKRLHDFYGDWQKLPDNVSYDNGFKEQWEMFIRHVYEDAPYKFTLLEGVKGVQLAECALKSWKERRWIDVAPIKA; this comes from the coding sequence ATGACCACCCAACGCCTCGGCCTCATCATGAACGGCGTCACCGGCCGCATGGGTCTCAATCAGCATCTGATCCGCTCGATCGTCGCGATCCGCGAGCAGGGCGGCGTCCGTTTGAAGAACGGCGATCGCATCATGCCCGATCCGATCCTGGTCGGCCGCAGCGCCGAGAAGGTCGAGGCGCTCGCCAAGCGCTACAACATCACGCGCTGGACCACCGATCTCGATGCGGCGCTGGCCGACAAGAACGACACCATGTTCTTCGATGCCGCGACCACGCAGGCGCGGCCGGGTCTGCTGACCCAGGCGATCAATGCCGGCAAGCACGTCTATTGCGAGAAGCCGATCGCGACGAACTTTGAAGAGGCGCTCGAAGTCGTCAAGCTCGCCAACGCCAGGGGCGTCAAGCACGGCACGGTACAGGACAAGCTGTTCCTGCCCGGCCTGAAGAAGATCGCCTTCCTGCGCGATTCCGGCTTTTTCGGCCGCATCCTCTCGGTGCGCGGCGAGTTCGGCTATTGGGTGTTCGAAGGCGGCTGGCAGGAGGCGCAGCGGCCGTCCTGGAACTATCGCGACGAGGACGGCGGCGGCATCATCCTCGACATGGTCTGCCACTGGCGCTACGTGCTCGACAACCTCTTCGGCAACGTCCAGAGCGTGGTCTGCATCGGCAACACCGATATCCCCGAGCGCTTCGACGAACAGGGCAAGAAGTACAAGGCGACCGCGGATGATTCCGCCTATGCGACCTTCCAGCTCGAAGGCGGCGTCATCGCCCACATCAACATGTCCTGGGTCACGCGCGTCTATCGCGACGACCTCGTCACCTTCCAGGTCGACGGCACCCACGGCTCGGCGGTCGCAGGTCTCACCGACTGCATGATCCAGGCGCGGCAGGCCACGCCCCGTCCGGTCTGGAATCCCGACGAAAAGCGGCTGCACGATTTCTACGGCGACTGGCAAAAGCTGCCCGACAACGTCTCCTACGATAACGGCTTCAAGGAGCAGTGGGAAATGTTCATCCGCCACGTCTACGAGGATGCGCCCTACAAGTTCACCCTGCTCGAAGGCGTCAAGGGCGTGCAGCTTGCCGAATGTGCACTGAAGAGCTGGAAGGAGCGGCGCTGGATCGACGTCGCCCCGATCAAGGCGTGA
- a CDS encoding cytochrome P450 encodes MNADAKELAASFDLAKLTSGFYDDPYPTYRALRENEPVKRLASGTVFLTRYDDLVTTYKNTKSFSSDKKREFAPKYGDTPLYEHHTTSLVFNDPPAHTRVRRLIMGALSPRAIAGMEGDIVKLVDGLLDAIAARGSCELIEDFAASIPIEVIGNLLDVPHEERAPLRDWSLAILGALEPVVSPEVAARGNKAVTDFLAYLATLVARRRQKPGSPDRDVLTRLIQGEENGERLTEKELLHNCIFLLNAGHETTTNLIGNGLVALHRNPDQKQRLIGNPDMIKTAVEEILRYESSNQLGNRMTTETVELGGVMLEAGTSVTLCIGAANRDPAQFPDPERFDVARTPNRHLAFATGAHQCAGMALARLEGAIAISRFLARFPGYAVSGQPVRGGRVRFRGFLSVPCSIG; translated from the coding sequence ATGAACGCAGATGCGAAAGAATTGGCGGCCAGTTTCGATCTGGCGAAGCTGACCAGCGGATTCTACGACGATCCCTACCCGACTTATCGTGCACTGCGGGAGAACGAGCCGGTCAAGCGGCTTGCGAGCGGCACCGTGTTCCTGACGCGCTACGACGACCTCGTCACGACCTACAAGAACACAAAATCGTTCAGCTCGGACAAGAAGCGCGAGTTCGCGCCGAAATACGGCGACACGCCGCTCTACGAGCACCACACCACCAGCCTCGTGTTCAACGATCCACCCGCGCACACCCGTGTGCGGCGGCTGATCATGGGCGCACTGTCGCCGCGGGCGATCGCGGGCATGGAAGGAGACATCGTCAAGCTGGTCGACGGCCTGCTCGACGCCATCGCGGCCAGGGGGAGTTGCGAGCTGATAGAGGATTTCGCCGCCTCGATTCCGATCGAGGTGATCGGCAATTTGCTCGATGTCCCCCATGAGGAACGCGCGCCGCTGCGCGACTGGTCGCTGGCAATCCTTGGCGCGCTCGAGCCGGTCGTGTCGCCCGAGGTCGCCGCCCGCGGCAACAAGGCCGTGACGGATTTCCTCGCCTATCTCGCAACGCTGGTGGCGCGCCGGCGCCAGAAGCCGGGCAGCCCTGATCGCGACGTGCTGACACGGCTGATCCAGGGCGAGGAGAACGGCGAGCGGCTGACCGAGAAGGAGCTGCTGCACAACTGCATCTTCCTGCTCAATGCGGGCCACGAGACCACCACCAATCTGATCGGCAACGGCCTCGTCGCGTTACATCGCAATCCGGATCAGAAGCAGCGGCTGATCGGCAACCCCGACATGATCAAGACTGCCGTCGAGGAGATCCTTCGTTACGAAAGCTCGAATCAGCTCGGCAACCGCATGACGACCGAGACGGTCGAGCTCGGCGGCGTCATGCTCGAAGCCGGCACGTCGGTGACGCTGTGCATTGGAGCTGCCAACCGCGACCCCGCCCAGTTTCCCGACCCCGAACGCTTCGACGTCGCGCGCACGCCGAACCGGCACCTCGCCTTTGCCACCGGTGCGCATCAATGCGCCGGCATGGCGCTGGCGCGGCTCGAGGGCGCGATCGCGATCTCACGCTTCCTGGCGCGCTTCCCGGGCTACGCCGTGAGCGGTCAGCCCGTGCGCGGCGGCCGCGTTCGGTTCCGCGGCTTCCTGAGCGTCCCCTGCTCGATCGGCTGA
- a CDS encoding dihydrodipicolinate synthase family protein codes for MNKPVLPMSSLSLKLPKADRSIETYRLAASRTFPAKLEGPLNRIAFSAVHTVVDPFADNDPWLSAAVDWDKTIAFREHVWDLGLGVAEAMDTAQRGMGLDWPTSLELITRSVGAAKRRNALVFSGAGTDHLAAEDAKNLDHVIRAYEEQISAVEKVGGRIILMASRALAKLGRNADDYAKVYDRVLSQVREPVIIHWLGDMFDPALSGYWGTRDLDKAMDTAVAIINGNAAKVDGVKVSLLDKQREIDMRRRLDKRIKMYTGDDFNYAELIAGDSEGFSHALLGIFDAIAPAASYALSRLAAGDEAGFHDVLGPTVPLSRHIFKAPTRFYKTGVVFMAYLNGHQDHFTMVGGQESARSMLHLAELFRLADQAGLLANPELATRRMKTVLTSHGLED; via the coding sequence ATGAACAAGCCCGTCCTTCCGATGTCGTCATTGTCGCTCAAGCTGCCGAAGGCCGATCGCTCGATCGAGACCTACCGGCTCGCGGCCTCGCGAACGTTCCCCGCAAAGCTCGAGGGACCGTTGAACCGCATCGCCTTTTCGGCCGTGCACACGGTGGTCGATCCCTTCGCGGACAACGATCCCTGGCTGTCGGCGGCCGTCGATTGGGACAAGACCATCGCCTTCCGCGAGCACGTCTGGGATCTCGGTCTCGGCGTTGCGGAGGCCATGGACACTGCGCAGCGCGGCATGGGGCTGGACTGGCCGACCTCGCTGGAGCTGATCACGCGTTCGGTCGGGGCCGCCAAGCGCCGCAATGCACTGGTGTTCTCCGGTGCCGGCACGGATCATCTCGCGGCCGAGGATGCCAAAAATCTCGACCACGTCATTCGCGCCTATGAAGAGCAGATCTCGGCGGTGGAGAAGGTCGGCGGCCGCATCATTTTGATGGCGTCGCGTGCGCTCGCCAAGCTCGGCCGCAATGCTGACGACTACGCCAAGGTCTACGACCGCGTGCTGTCGCAGGTTCGCGAGCCCGTGATCATCCACTGGCTCGGCGATATGTTCGACCCGGCGCTATCAGGCTATTGGGGCACCAGGGATCTCGACAAGGCGATGGACACCGCAGTCGCGATCATCAATGGCAACGCCGCCAAGGTCGACGGCGTCAAGGTCTCGCTGCTCGACAAGCAGCGCGAGATCGACATGCGTCGCCGTCTCGACAAGCGCATCAAGATGTATACCGGCGACGATTTCAATTACGCGGAGCTGATCGCCGGCGACAGCGAAGGCTTTTCGCACGCGCTGCTCGGCATTTTTGACGCGATCGCGCCCGCGGCATCCTACGCGCTGTCGCGGCTGGCGGCAGGCGACGAAGCCGGCTTCCACGACGTGCTGGGGCCGACGGTGCCGCTGTCGCGTCACATCTTCAAGGCACCGACGCGCTTCTACAAGACCGGCGTCGTGTTCATGGCGTATCTCAACGGCCACCAGGATCACTTTACGATGGTCGGGGGACAAGAAAGCGCGCGCTCGATGCTGCATCTGGCCGAGCTGTTCCGGCTAGCCGATCAGGCAGGCCTGCTTGCCAATCCTGAACTGGCGACGCGACGCATGAAGACCGTGCTGACCTCGCACGGACTGGAAGACTGA
- a CDS encoding thiamine pyrophosphate-dependent enzyme gives MSKANLLDRRQVVSALLADRKDVVAIGGLGASTNDITAAGDHARNFYLWGGMGGAAMIGLGLAIAQPKLPVLVITGDGEMLMGMGSLATIGLQKPSNLSIVVLDNEAYGETGGQTSHTSAAADLVGVARACGIADSRAISTMAEVEGFAKAVHHLSAGPRFANVKIDSANVERILPSRDGTYIVNRIRGDLGFQPI, from the coding sequence ATGAGCAAGGCCAATCTCCTCGACCGCCGCCAGGTGGTCTCCGCGCTGCTTGCTGATCGCAAGGACGTGGTTGCGATCGGAGGCCTCGGTGCCTCCACCAACGACATCACCGCCGCGGGCGATCACGCCCGCAACTTCTATCTCTGGGGTGGCATGGGTGGCGCCGCGATGATCGGCCTGGGCCTGGCGATCGCGCAGCCGAAACTGCCGGTGCTTGTCATCACCGGCGACGGCGAGATGCTGATGGGCATGGGCAGCCTGGCCACCATCGGCCTGCAGAAGCCGTCCAACCTCTCGATCGTCGTGCTGGATAACGAGGCTTATGGCGAGACAGGCGGCCAGACCAGCCACACCTCGGCTGCCGCCGACTTGGTGGGCGTTGCCAGAGCCTGCGGCATCGCCGACAGCCGGGCGATCTCGACCATGGCCGAGGTGGAAGGCTTCGCCAAAGCCGTCCACCACCTCTCGGCGGGGCCCCGGTTTGCCAATGTGAAAATCGACAGCGCCAACGTCGAGCGGATCCTCCCGAGCCGGGACGGCACCTACATCGTCAACCGGATCCGCGGCGACCTCGGTTTCCAGCCGATCTGA